The genomic window TAGCACCTTTTAAAGGCTTTGGAATGGCTACTTATATTATCATTAGAGACACAGAGGAAGAAGCCTTAAAAGAGCTAGAAAGAATCACAACGATTAAAAATTATGCAGATTATGAAAATTCCTATAAGAATTTCACAGGCAATTCCCAACTTGATGTAGAAGTCTCTAAATATGATTATAGCGTTTCTAATCGTGGTTTGCGCTCTAATCTTGTCGGCACAGCTAAGCAAGTAGCACAAAAAATCAAGGCGTATGAGGAAGCAGGACTTAATCTGCTTATTGTGCAATGTGCGCCTATGAAAGAAGAACTTGAGCGCATTGCCAAAGAGCTTATGCCTTTGGTGAAGTAATGTTTGCGTAGCTTTAAGAAACAAAAAAACAAATTTTAAAGATTTGATAGCCATTTTAGATTCTAAAGTCATTTAGAATCTGCTTTTACACCTCTTTCTTTCATAAAATGGGCTTTATTTTCCATTACTTGCCCTCCCTTGTGGGGGAAACCTTATGTGGCAAAACTGCTTTTGCAATGCAAAAAATAAGAAACTAGGAAAGCGTTTTTTGGATTTTAAGAGACAAAGAAATATGTAAAATCAGGCTGGAAACTACCTGAAGTGCTAGAGTAGCCAAAATTTTATAAACTTGCCACATAAATAGGGTAAATCTTTAACAGAATCCCATCACTCATTGACAATATCAAATTCCGCGATTGTTTTGCGAATCTCCGCTAAGTGCTTCATATCCACGCTTTCACCAAATTCTTGTAAAATGCTAAGTCTTAGATTTTCTAGCATATCTTTTTTGAGGGATTCTATATCTACACTCTGTGGATTAAAATTAACGCGCCCATTTTTTAAATCTTCGAAAGTCCAAATAGGCACAATCCCCTTAAGTGCCGAGAAGCGATTGATAGTTTCCTCATCTTTTGAAATAAGCACAACAGGGATTCCCATTGCTATGCAGGGTGAGGCGCAGTGCAGAGCGCCGGTAATGACTAACTTCGCTCTTTTCTTGTAATCATCGAGTAGATTCAAACTCCTTGTATATAAATCCTCGCTAAGTGAGTGATAATCCACATATCGTTGATTGACTTTTTGCGCATTTTCTTGTATGTCTTGGGGAATGTAGGGCAGGTATTCCTCTGCAAGATTCACTAAAAAAATATCGTTTACATTCTTTGCTAAAACCTCATCTCGTCTTGGCAGGGTTATCGTAAGACATCGTGAAAGATAGGCATTTAGCCCTAAATCTTTGCAGAATCTAAGCGTCTCAAAGTCCCTACAACCAATATCTTTATTTTGGAAAAACCACGGATAATAGATAACAAAATATTCTAAAAATTGATATATGGGTGGAGTGAAATGTGTGCCAACAAAAATAGGTAAAATCTCATTATTGGGAATAAAATGCGAGTTGCGCGCAAACCAACCTTGCATAACAGCAGGTATGAGGATATTACCCTCTCCCTCCTTTGCTGGTATATGAAAGCTTGTGAGAGAATCTCTATCAAAATATGTAAAATTCGCTTGTGGAAACAGCGTAGAAATCGCAGATTTGGTAGCAATGCTTTGGATAAAATCCCCCAAATTTGAGTGCTTCACCTCCACCTTATGCCTCGTATAAGTAAAAAGTAGAAAATGATTTTTGGCAATACTTGCATTATCATTAGGAATAATCAAATCCCTGAATACAAGTATTTTTTCTCCATAACAATTTGTATCCCATTCTAGGAAATTTTGCGGCATTAGACCTGCTCCTTAAAACATTTCACAACAACTTTGTGGCATAAAATAATGCAAAAATATATCGCATTAAACAATGCTTATAACCTTGCCACCTTAAAAACCTTGCGGATTCTATCATAAGTTACAGAATCTCGGGCATTTTTGAGTTCCTACAAATATAAAATAGAGTTTCGCTCCTGCTTTATACAACGTCTAAAATAAAAAGGCAAAGCTAAATATTTACTCATAGAGTTACGAAAAATTTAACCTTTTAATGGTAATCTAACACATCATAAATATTTCAACACCTTGACACTTTGCATTCAAACTAGATGGACAATCAACATCAAGCAATATATAACAATAAAGGAGCATAAATGAGAATTGTTACCTTGCTACTTCTTGCCTTTAGCCTTAGTTTTAGCTTAGAGCTAAGGGTAGGGAGTGAAAATGCCTACAAGCCATTTGCATATCTCAATGAAAAAGGTGAGCCAAGCGGCTTTGATAATGATGTGATGAGGGCTATTTCTACTTATGTGGAAGATTCTAAGCTCGAGTTTAGTCCGCTTAATTGGAACGCGCTTTTTAGTGCGCTCGATGCAAAAAAAATTGACATTATCGCAAATCAAATCACCAAAACAAAGGAGCGCGAGGAAAAATATATCTTTTCAAAAAATCCTTATTTTTATGATGTAAGCACACTTATTAGCCTAAAAAATACGCCTATTAGCGATATAAAGGAACTTAAAGGTGCAAAAATTGGCGTAACGATTGGCTCAAATCACGCTAAGAATCTTGAAGAATATCTTGCAAATCACAAAGATTTGGAGATTCAAATCGTGTATTATAAGACAAGCTCCACACTCGTGGCGGATTTGAAAAATAAGCGAATCCACGCTATGGTAAATAATCCTATCGCCGCGCAGGATTATGCTAAAGCGCAAAAAATTACAATCACTCCTGCGAAATTTTATTTTGAAAAAGTGCCTGTGTATCTCATCTACCGCAAGGATAGTGCAAAACTTGCAAAAATTATCGATAAAGCAATGGAAAAAGCTGTGAAAAATGGTAAAATCGCCACGCTTCAAGCACAATATTTTGGTGAGGAATATTTCCAAATACTCAAGGCAGATTCTGAGTTATAGAATCTCAAACAAACTTGGCTAGATTCTAACCAAATCTAGCTCAAAGCAAACTCACACATAAAGGAAGCGAATGAAAAAGATACTTTTTGTTTTATTTTTACTTGGACTTGTGTCAGATTCTATCTTCGCATCAAGCCCTACAAAACCCATTGAAGTTGGCACAGGCAATGCCTATCGCCCATTTGCCTTTGTGAATGACAAGAATCAAATGGACGGCTTTGATATTGATGTGCTAAAAATCTTAAACAAACACGACAAGGGGCTTAATTTCAAATTTAACGGAGTGCAATGGAATGCAGTATTTCCCGGACTAGATAGCGGTAAATTCGACCTCCTTGCTTACCAAATCACCAAAACAAAGGAGCGCGAGGAAAAATATATCTTTTCAGATTATCCCTATTTTAACGACATTAGCGGGGTGATTGTGCGCGAAAATCAAAACATCACGGACTTCAAGCAGCTTAATAATCAAAAAATCGGTGTGAGCGTAGGCTCAAACTACGCGCGGGATTTAGAAAATTACCTCAAGGCGCACAAGGATTTGCAAATAGAGATAAAATATTATAAGAATCCTCCTGCGCTCATTGCGGATTTGGGAGCGAATAGAATCCAAGCAATCATAGGTGAGCCAATTAGCTCCATAAACATTGCCAAGGCACAAAATATCAACCTCAAGGCGACAGAGATTATTCTCGATAAAACGCCGGTATATTTTGTGTTTAATAAAAAAGATACCGCGCTTAAAGACAAGGTGTCAAAAGCCCTTAAAAAAGCGATAGATTCTAAAGATTTAAGCAAATTGAGCATTCAATATTTTGGGCAGGATTTAAGCAAATAATGTTTGATGGAGCTTATTTTTTAAACACATTTTTTACCCTACTTCCTGCACTTCCGCTGACATTTTTCCTCGCACTTGGCTCATTTGTCTGCGGTGGTGTGATAGGCTTTATCTTTGCGCTCATTCGCGTATTTGAAGTCAAATACATCAATCGTCTCCTAATGCTTTACATTTCATTTTTTCGTGGCACACCGCTTTTGGTGCAGCTCTTTATGTTTTATTATGGCTTGCCTATTTTCTTGCAATACTATGACATTCACATTGATTTTCATAATTTTGATAGCCTCTATTACGCGCTCATCGTATTTTCGCTCTATGCAAGTGCATATTTATGCGAAATTTTCCGCGCGGCTTTGCTTTCAGTCGATAAGGGACAAATTGAAGCCGCCTATGCACTGGGAATGACTAATACACAAGCTTTAAGGCGCATTATTTTGCCCCAAGCCTTTATGATTACACTACCAAATTTGCTTAATTTTTTCATTATACAAGTCAAAAATACCGCTCTCGCTTCGATTATCACAGTGCCCGAGCTTATGGGACTAGCGGATATAGAATCTGGCAGAAGCTCAAAATTTTTAGAAGTGTATCTTATGACTGCACTGATGTATTGGGTGCTATGCGTAGTGCTTGAAACGATATTTTTTAGAATCGAAAAGTATTTTGCTAAATTTAGAAAGAAATATGCCAAATGATAGAACTTAGCCATATCAACAAGACCTTTCATCAACACGCGGTGCTAAAGGATATTAATCTGCGCATAAATGACAACGAAATCGTGGCGATTATTGGACCAAGTGGCGCGGGTAAAAGCACACTTTTACGCAGTATCAATCTGCTTGAAAAGCCAGATAGCGGGCGTATTCTCGTTGATGATTTAAGTCTTGATTTTGCCAACTTTAGCAAACAAGAGATGTTTGCCCTGCGCCAAAAATCGGCTATGGTATTTCAAAACTTCAATCTTTTTGTGAATAAAAACATTTTAGATAATGTCAGCGAGGCACTCATAGTCGTCAAAAAAATGCCAAAAAAGGAGGCGCAAAGCCTTGCCATAGCACAACTAGAATCTGTGGGACTAGCCCAAAAGATAAAAGCATATCCCTATGAGCTAAGTGGCGGACAGCAGCAACGCGTGGCGATTGCTCGGGCATTGGCGTTAAATCCTAATATTATGCTTTTTGATGAACCAACTTCCGCACTTGATGTGGAGCTCATCGCCGATGTACTTGAGGTGATAAAAAATATCAAGGGCAAAACAATGCTTATCGTTACCCACGAACTAAAATTTGCTCAAGCAATAGCAGATAGAATCATCTTTATGAGTGATGGGGAGATTATCGAACAAAAGAGTGCGAAAGCCTTTTTTGAATCCCCTACACACGAAAGAGTGCGCAATTTCCTCGCTAAAGTCTCGCAACTTGGGTGATTCTATAAACTTTTAGAATCTCGCTCTAAAATCCCGCCGCTTTTGCGCCTCTACCACAGATACACAAGGTTTATGCGGAGAGTATGTCTTTATCCACAACTTAAATCACACAAAGTGTGGCATTAAAAGCATTATAAAGGCGAGCGATATATCACAAACAATATACAAAACAAG from Helicobacter typhlonius includes these protein-coding regions:
- a CDS encoding polysaccharide pyruvyl transferase family protein, with translation MPQNFLEWDTNCYGEKILVFRDLIIPNDNASIAKNHFLLFTYTRHKVEVKHSNLGDFIQSIATKSAISTLFPQANFTYFDRDSLTSFHIPAKEGEGNILIPAVMQGWFARNSHFIPNNEILPIFVGTHFTPPIYQFLEYFVIYYPWFFQNKDIGCRDFETLRFCKDLGLNAYLSRCLTITLPRRDEVLAKNVNDIFLVNLAEEYLPYIPQDIQENAQKVNQRYVDYHSLSEDLYTRSLNLLDDYKKRAKLVITGALHCASPCIAMGIPVVLISKDEETINRFSALKGIVPIWTFEDLKNGRVNFNPQSVDIESLKKDMLENLRLSILQEFGESVDMKHLAEIRKTIAEFDIVNE
- a CDS encoding substrate-binding periplasmic protein; the protein is MRIVTLLLLAFSLSFSLELRVGSENAYKPFAYLNEKGEPSGFDNDVMRAISTYVEDSKLEFSPLNWNALFSALDAKKIDIIANQITKTKEREEKYIFSKNPYFYDVSTLISLKNTPISDIKELKGAKIGVTIGSNHAKNLEEYLANHKDLEIQIVYYKTSSTLVADLKNKRIHAMVNNPIAAQDYAKAQKITITPAKFYFEKVPVYLIYRKDSAKLAKIIDKAMEKAVKNGKIATLQAQYFGEEYFQILKADSEL
- a CDS encoding transporter substrate-binding domain-containing protein, which produces MKKILFVLFLLGLVSDSIFASSPTKPIEVGTGNAYRPFAFVNDKNQMDGFDIDVLKILNKHDKGLNFKFNGVQWNAVFPGLDSGKFDLLAYQITKTKEREEKYIFSDYPYFNDISGVIVRENQNITDFKQLNNQKIGVSVGSNYARDLENYLKAHKDLQIEIKYYKNPPALIADLGANRIQAIIGEPISSINIAKAQNINLKATEIILDKTPVYFVFNKKDTALKDKVSKALKKAIDSKDLSKLSIQYFGQDLSK
- a CDS encoding amino acid ABC transporter permease — protein: MFDGAYFLNTFFTLLPALPLTFFLALGSFVCGGVIGFIFALIRVFEVKYINRLLMLYISFFRGTPLLVQLFMFYYGLPIFLQYYDIHIDFHNFDSLYYALIVFSLYASAYLCEIFRAALLSVDKGQIEAAYALGMTNTQALRRIILPQAFMITLPNLLNFFIIQVKNTALASIITVPELMGLADIESGRSSKFLEVYLMTALMYWVLCVVLETIFFRIEKYFAKFRKKYAK
- a CDS encoding amino acid ABC transporter ATP-binding protein, which translates into the protein MIELSHINKTFHQHAVLKDINLRINDNEIVAIIGPSGAGKSTLLRSINLLEKPDSGRILVDDLSLDFANFSKQEMFALRQKSAMVFQNFNLFVNKNILDNVSEALIVVKKMPKKEAQSLAIAQLESVGLAQKIKAYPYELSGGQQQRVAIARALALNPNIMLFDEPTSALDVELIADVLEVIKNIKGKTMLIVTHELKFAQAIADRIIFMSDGEIIEQKSAKAFFESPTHERVRNFLAKVSQLG